In Etheostoma spectabile isolate EspeVRDwgs_2016 unplaced genomic scaffold, UIUC_Espe_1.0 scaffold00005895, whole genome shotgun sequence, a genomic segment contains:
- the LOC116677811 gene encoding rho-related GTP-binding protein RhoU produces MLPQDVGKQKPCRVSEPMCGVDTPLVPIRRLKNRDFPLTAKRRRSGSAPERKVNCVLVGDGAVGKTSLIVSYTTNGYPTQYVPTALDNFTVMVVVDGKPVRLQLWDMAGQKWGLVDGPINDELERLRPLCYRNADVFLLCYSVVRPCSFRSLMEKWVPEIRRHCPTSPLVLVGTQLDLREDVQVLIQLAQNQERPVGTEEGQQLAQELGVVSFAECSALTQKNLKDTFDSAILACVQQTDSCSVQQQRQTLRKKTPDKFKSLSETWWRKITCLMGDQSCDLK; encoded by the exons ATGCTTCCTCAGGATGTCGGGAAGCAAAAGCCATGTCGTGTGTCGGAACCGATGTGCGGCGTGGACACTCCCCTGGTCCCAATTCGGCGCTTAAAGAACCGGGACTTCCCTCTGACCGCGAAGCGCCGGCGGTCCGGTTCCGCACCTGAGCGCAAGGTGAACTGCGTCCTGGTTGGAGACGGAGCGGTGGGCAAGACCAGCCTCATTGTCAGCTACACCACCAACGGATACCCGACTCAATATGTTCCAACAGCGTTGGACAACTTTACCG TGATGGTTGTGGTTGACGGTAAACCAGTGAGACTGCAGCTCTGGGACATGGCTGGACAG AAATGGGGGCTGGTTGATGGACCAATCAAT GACGAGCTGGAGCGTCTCCGTCCTCTGTGCTACAGGAACGCCGACGTCTTCCTCCTCTGCTACAGCGTGGTGCGCCCCTGCTCTTTCCGCAGCCTGATGGAGAAGTGGGTTCCTGAGATCCGTCGGCACTGCCCCACCTCGCCCCTGGTCCTCGTCGGCACCCAGCTGGACCTGAGGGAGGACGTCCAGGTGCTGATTCAGCTCGCGCAGAACCAGGAGCGGCCGGTGGGCACCGAGGAGGGCCAGCAGCTCGCCCAGGAGCTCGGGGTGGTGAGCTTTGCAGAGTGCTCTGCTCTGACCCAGAAGAACCTGAAGGACACTTTTGACTCAGCCATCTTGGCCTGCgtccaacagacagacagctgtAGTGTCCAGCAGCAGAGGCAGACTCTGAGGAAGAAGACGCCCGATAAGTTCAAGAGCCTCTCGGAGACCTGGTGGAGGAAGATCACCTGTCTGATGGGAGACCAGAGCTGTGACTTGAAGTGA